One Cicer arietinum cultivar CDC Frontier isolate Library 1 chromosome 8, Cicar.CDCFrontier_v2.0, whole genome shotgun sequence DNA segment encodes these proteins:
- the LOC101502197 gene encoding peroxidase 10: MEGVSKKHPFVFMFYLVFLTPLVCSQLYYNFYDLTCPNLTRIVRYNVWSAMANDTRIAASLLRLHFHDCFVIGCDASVLLDDTNTLTGEKNALPNKNSIRGFDVIDKIKSDLENACPSTVSCADILTLAAREAVYLSKGPFWAVPLGRRDGTTASESEANNLPSPFEPLENITAKFISKGLEKKDVAVLSGAHTFGFAQCFTFKTRLFDFGGSGKSDPTLDTSLLQNLQKTCPNQADSDTNLAPLDPVTTNTFDNTYYKNLVTNVGLLQSDQALLGDNTTSSLVTNYSKWPILFFRDFAVSIEKMGRIGVLTGQQGQIRRNCRAVN; encoded by the exons ATGGAGGGTGTATCTAAGAAGCATCcttttgtttttatgttttatcttgtGTTTCTTACTCCACTTGTGTGCAGTCAACTTTATTACAACTTCTATGACTTAACTTGTCCAAACTTGACTAGAATTGTTAGATACAATGTCTGGTCAGCTATGGCCAATGATACAAGGATAGCTGCCTCTCTCTTGCGACTCCATTTCCATGATTGTTTTGTCATT GGATGTGATGCATCTGTGTTGCTagatgatacaaacacactaaCAGGGGAGAAAAATGCATTGcctaataaaaattcaataagaGGGTTTGAtgtaattgataaaataaagtcagATTTAGAAAATGCTTGTCCATCCACAGTGTCATGTGCTGATATACTTACTCTAGCAGCTAGAGAAGCTGTATATCTT agtaaAGGGCCATTTTGGGCTGTACCTCTTGGTCGTAGAGATGGAACAACAGCAAGTGAGAGTGAAGCAAATAACTTGCCATCACCCTTTGAACCTCTTGAAAATATCACTGCTAAGTTCATTTCTAAGGGTCTTGAAAAGAAAGATGTAGCAGTTCTCTCAG GTGCCCACACCTTTGGGTTTGCTCAATGCTTTACATTCAAGACAAGGCTCTTCGACTTTGGTGGATCGGGTAAATCCGATCCAACACTTGACACTTCACTTCtacaaaatttacaaaaaacatGCCCAAATCAAGCTGATTCAGATACCAATTTGGCTCCATTGGATCCTGTCACTACTAACACATTTGATAACACGTATTACAAAAATCTTGTGACCAATGTTGGGCTACTTCAATCAGACCAAGCTCTTTTGGGTGATAATACTACTTCTTCATTGGTTACAAACTATAGCAAGTGGcctattttgttttttagagACTTTGCTGTTTCTATTGAAAAAATGGGTCGTATTGGTGTTCTTACGGGACAACAGGGCCAAATAAGGAGAAATTGTAGGGCTGTGAATTAG